Proteins encoded in a region of the Pseudomonas syringae KCTC 12500 genome:
- the garD gene encoding galactarate dehydratase has translation MNLIQHADSPRYIRLHPLDNVVVVVNDQGVPAGTEFDNGLVTVDNVPQSHKVSTVDLAVGEAVIRYGHTIGYALQPIPRGSWVREDQLRMPSAPALDSLPMSDAVPEKQAPLEGYTFEGYRNADGTVGTRNILGITTTVQCVTGVLDHAVKRIRDELLPKYPNVDDVVALTHSYGCGVAITATDAYIPIRTVRNLARNPNLGGEALVISLGCEKLQAGQVMHEGDSSVDLSEPWLYRLQDSSHGFNEMIEQIMELAETRLKKLDLRRRETVPASELILGMQCGGSDAFSGITANPALGYASDLLLRAGATVMFSEVTEVRDAIYLLTSRAQDQDVAQALVREMDWYDRYLAKGEADRSANTTPGNKKGGLSNIVEKSLGSIVKSGSSAINGVLGPGERVSSKGLIFCATPASDFVCGTLQLAAGMNLHVFTTGRGTPYGLAMAPVVKVSTRTELAQRWPDLIDIDAGRIATGRASIEDLGWELFHFYLDVASGKKKTWTEHYRLHNDITLFNPAPIT, from the coding sequence ATGAACCTGATTCAACATGCCGATTCGCCACGTTATATCCGGCTGCATCCACTGGATAACGTCGTGGTTGTGGTCAACGACCAGGGTGTACCGGCCGGAACCGAATTCGACAACGGCCTGGTCACTGTCGATAACGTACCGCAGAGCCACAAGGTCAGTACCGTTGACCTGGCCGTGGGCGAGGCCGTGATTCGTTACGGCCACACCATTGGCTATGCACTGCAACCGATACCGCGCGGCAGTTGGGTCAGGGAAGACCAGCTGCGCATGCCTTCCGCGCCGGCGCTGGACAGCCTGCCGATGTCCGATGCGGTGCCGGAAAAGCAGGCGCCGCTCGAGGGTTACACCTTCGAGGGCTATCGCAACGCTGACGGTACTGTGGGCACTCGCAACATTCTCGGCATCACCACCACCGTGCAGTGCGTGACCGGTGTGCTCGACCATGCGGTCAAGCGTATCCGTGACGAGTTGTTGCCCAAGTACCCGAACGTCGATGACGTCGTGGCGCTGACCCACAGCTATGGCTGCGGCGTGGCTATTACGGCCACCGATGCCTACATCCCGATCCGCACGGTGCGCAACCTGGCACGCAACCCGAATCTGGGCGGCGAGGCGCTGGTGATCAGCCTGGGCTGTGAGAAATTGCAGGCCGGGCAGGTCATGCATGAAGGCGACAGCTCGGTGGACCTCAGCGAGCCCTGGCTGTATCGGCTGCAGGACTCTAGCCACGGTTTCAATGAAATGATCGAGCAGATCATGGAGCTGGCCGAGACGCGTTTGAAAAAGCTGGATCTGCGGCGTCGCGAGACGGTTCCTGCGTCCGAGTTGATTCTGGGCATGCAGTGCGGCGGCAGTGATGCGTTTTCCGGCATTACCGCCAACCCGGCGCTGGGTTATGCATCCGATCTGCTGCTTCGCGCCGGTGCGACGGTGATGTTTTCCGAAGTGACCGAAGTGCGGGATGCCATCTATCTGCTGACCTCCCGCGCACAGGATCAGGACGTCGCACAGGCACTGGTGCGGGAGATGGACTGGTACGACCGCTATCTGGCCAAAGGTGAGGCAGATCGAAGCGCCAATACCACGCCGGGTAACAAGAAGGGCGGGTTGTCGAACATCGTCGAGAAGTCCTTGGGGTCGATCGTCAAGTCGGGCAGCAGCGCCATCAACGGCGTACTTGGCCCAGGTGAGCGTGTCAGCAGCAAGGGGTTGATCTTCTGCGCGACACCGGCCAGTGACTTCGTCTGCGGCACCTTGCAACTGGCTGCCGGCATGAACCTGCATGTATTCACCACTGGACGCGGTACTCCGTATGGTCTGGCGATGGCGCCTGTAGTGAAGGTCTCGACCCGCACCGAGCTGGCCCAGCGCTGGCCTGATCTGATCGACATAGACGCCGGACGCATCGCGACCGGACGCGCGAGCATCGAGGACCTGGGCTGGGAGCTTTTCCACTTCTACCTGGACGTGGCCAGCGGCAAGAAGAAGACCTGGACCGAGCATTACCGGCTGCACAACGACATTACGCTCTTCAATCCGGCACCGATTACCTGA
- a CDS encoding MFS transporter produces the protein MQKSKPTHVRYLILLMLFLVTTINYADRATIAIAGSSIQKDLGISAVTLGYIFSAFGWAYVAGQIPGGWLLDRFGSKKVYAMSIFTWSLFTLLQGYVGEFGVSTAIVALFMLRFLVGLAEAPSFPGNARIVAAWFPTAERGTASAIFNSAQYFATVLFAPLMGWIVYTYGWQHVFVVMGAFGIVFSMIWMKVIYGPRNHPMINEAELEHISSNGALVDLDQDKGKGTQKTASSGPKWDYIRQLLTNRMMLGIYLSQYCINGITYFFLTWFPVYLVQERGMTILKAGIIASLPAICGFIGGVLGGIISDYLLRKGHSLTFARKAPIIGGLLLSTSIVTCNYVDIEWVVVGFMALAFFGKGVGALGWAVMSDVSPKQIAGLSGGLFNTFGNIASITTPIVIGYIISSTGSFKWALVFVGANALLAVISYIFIVGEIKRVELKEPPAKGPLLNDSVSDLSEAKS, from the coding sequence ATGCAAAAGTCCAAGCCGACGCACGTCCGCTATTTGATCCTGTTGATGCTGTTTCTGGTCACCACGATCAACTATGCCGACCGCGCCACCATCGCTATCGCTGGTTCCAGCATTCAGAAAGACCTGGGCATCAGTGCCGTCACGCTGGGCTATATCTTCTCCGCATTCGGCTGGGCCTACGTGGCCGGTCAGATTCCCGGTGGCTGGCTGCTCGACCGTTTCGGGTCGAAGAAAGTCTACGCCATGAGCATTTTCACCTGGTCGCTGTTCACCCTGCTGCAAGGCTATGTGGGCGAGTTCGGCGTCTCCACGGCAATCGTTGCGCTGTTCATGCTGCGCTTTCTGGTCGGTCTGGCCGAAGCGCCGTCCTTCCCGGGCAACGCGCGCATTGTCGCCGCCTGGTTCCCGACTGCCGAACGCGGTACTGCTTCGGCGATCTTCAACTCGGCGCAGTACTTCGCCACCGTGCTGTTCGCTCCGCTGATGGGCTGGATTGTCTACACCTACGGCTGGCAGCACGTGTTCGTGGTGATGGGCGCGTTCGGTATCGTGTTCTCCATGATCTGGATGAAGGTCATCTACGGCCCGCGCAACCACCCGATGATCAACGAGGCCGAACTGGAGCACATTTCCAGCAATGGCGCGCTGGTCGATCTGGATCAGGACAAGGGTAAAGGCACGCAAAAAACAGCCAGCAGCGGTCCCAAGTGGGATTACATCCGCCAGTTGCTGACCAACCGCATGATGCTGGGTATCTACCTCAGCCAATACTGCATCAACGGCATCACCTACTTCTTCCTGACCTGGTTCCCGGTGTACCTGGTTCAGGAACGCGGCATGACCATCCTCAAGGCCGGCATCATCGCGTCTCTGCCAGCGATCTGCGGTTTCATCGGCGGGGTGTTGGGCGGGATCATTTCCGACTACCTGCTGCGCAAGGGCCATTCGCTGACCTTCGCGCGCAAGGCGCCGATCATCGGTGGTCTGCTGCTGTCGACCTCGATCGTGACGTGCAACTATGTCGATATCGAATGGGTGGTGGTGGGCTTCATGGCCCTGGCATTCTTCGGCAAGGGCGTGGGTGCGCTGGGCTGGGCTGTGATGTCCGACGTATCGCCCAAGCAGATCGCAGGTTTGAGCGGCGGCCTGTTCAACACCTTCGGTAACATTGCATCGATCACCACTCCGATCGTGATTGGCTACATCATCAGCAGCACCGGCTCGTTCAAATGGGCGCTGGTGTTCGTGGGCGCCAACGCGCTGCTGGCGGTGATCAGTTACATTTTCATCGTGGGTGAAATCAAGCGTGTGGAATTGAAAGAGCCGCCTGCCAAGGGGCCATTGCTGAACGACTCGGTCAGCGACCTTTCCGAAGCAAAATCCTGA
- the kdgD gene encoding 5-dehydro-4-deoxyglucarate dehydratase, whose protein sequence is MNPQELKSILSSGLLSFPVTDFNAQGDFHRAGYIKRLEWLAPYGASALFAAGGTGEFFSLAASEYSEIIKTAVDTCATSVPILAGVGGATRQAIEYAQEAERLGAKGLLLLPHYLTEASQDGVAAHVEAVCKSVKIGVVVYNRNVCRLTPTLLEQLAERCPNLIGYKDGLGDIELMVSIRRRLGDRFSYLGGLPTAEVYAAAYKALGVPVYSSAVFNFVPKLAMDFYHAIARDDHQAVGKYIDDFFLPYLEIRNRKAGYAVSIVKAGAKIAGYDAGPVRAPLTDLTPDECDMLAALMDKQGKQ, encoded by the coding sequence ATGAATCCACAAGAACTGAAGTCCATCCTCTCATCCGGTCTGCTGTCTTTCCCGGTTACCGATTTCAATGCCCAGGGCGACTTCCATCGCGCCGGCTACATCAAACGTCTCGAGTGGCTGGCCCCTTACGGCGCAAGCGCGCTGTTCGCCGCGGGCGGCACCGGTGAGTTTTTCTCCCTGGCTGCCAGCGAATACTCCGAAATCATCAAGACTGCCGTCGACACTTGCGCCACCAGCGTGCCAATCCTGGCCGGTGTAGGCGGTGCGACTCGTCAGGCCATCGAGTACGCTCAGGAAGCCGAGCGCCTGGGCGCCAAGGGCTTGTTGTTGCTGCCGCATTACCTGACCGAAGCCAGCCAGGACGGCGTTGCCGCTCATGTCGAAGCCGTGTGCAAATCGGTGAAGATCGGTGTGGTGGTCTACAACCGCAACGTCTGCCGCCTGACGCCAACCCTGCTGGAACAACTGGCCGAGCGTTGCCCGAACCTGATCGGTTACAAGGATGGCCTGGGTGATATCGAACTGATGGTTTCGATCCGCCGCCGTCTCGGTGACCGCTTCTCGTACCTGGGCGGCCTGCCGACCGCTGAAGTCTATGCCGCTGCCTACAAGGCGCTGGGCGTGCCGGTCTATTCGTCCGCAGTGTTCAACTTCGTACCGAAACTGGCGATGGACTTCTACCACGCCATCGCCCGCGACGATCATCAGGCGGTCGGCAAGTACATCGACGATTTCTTCCTGCCTTACCTGGAAATCCGCAACCGCAAGGCTGGCTATGCTGTGAGCATCGTCAAAGCCGGCGCGAAGATCGCCGGTTATGACGCAGGTCCGGTGCGCGCGCCGTTGACTGATCTGACGCCAGACGAGTGCGACATGCTCGCTGCACTGATGGACAAGCAAGGCAAGCAATAA
- a CDS encoding FadR/GntR family transcriptional regulator → MENQSALPRARRKHRSLAQELVTELSERIRSGQLKRGDKLPTESAIMEEQGVSRTVVREAISRLQASGLVETRHGIGTFVLDTPSPSGFRIDPATIVTLRDVLAILELRISLEVESAGLAAQRRSDEQLAAMRSALDALNESAAHATDAVASDFQFHLQIALSTGNRYFTDIMTHLGTSIIPRTRLNSARLAHDDQQHYMDRLSREHEEIFDAIARQDSDAARAAMRLHLTNSRERLRHAHEEAESQRA, encoded by the coding sequence ATGGAAAATCAAAGCGCTCTGCCCCGCGCCCGCAGAAAACACCGCAGCCTCGCGCAGGAGCTGGTGACAGAGTTGTCCGAGCGTATTCGCAGCGGTCAGCTCAAGCGCGGCGACAAACTGCCCACCGAATCCGCAATCATGGAAGAGCAGGGCGTCAGCAGGACGGTCGTGCGTGAAGCGATTTCGCGTCTGCAGGCCTCTGGTCTGGTCGAGACCCGTCATGGCATCGGCACCTTCGTGCTCGACACGCCGAGCCCCAGTGGCTTCCGGATTGACCCGGCGACCATCGTCACCCTGCGTGATGTACTGGCGATTCTCGAATTGCGCATCAGCCTTGAAGTCGAGTCGGCGGGCCTGGCAGCCCAGCGGCGCAGTGATGAACAACTGGCAGCCATGCGTTCGGCGCTGGACGCGCTCAATGAAAGTGCGGCACACGCCACCGATGCTGTGGCGTCGGACTTCCAGTTCCATCTGCAGATTGCCTTGTCGACCGGCAATCGCTACTTCACCGACATCATGACCCACCTGGGCACCAGTATCATTCCGCGTACCCGGCTGAATTCGGCGCGTCTGGCGCATGATGACCAGCAGCACTACATGGATCGGCTGAGCCGCGAGCACGAAGAAATCTTCGACGCCATCGCCCGCCAGGACTCCGATGCGGCCCGCGCGGCCATGCGCCTGCACCTCACCAACAGCCGCGAACGCCTGCGCCATGCGCACGAAGAGGCTGAATCGCAGCGGGCTTGA
- a CDS encoding ABC transporter ATP-binding protein/permease — MNRNAEYSAVNDTVQGAFLPRVWKLITPYWRSEEKTTAWLLLVSVIALSLFSVQVSVFFNSWYRDFYNALQNKDLAAFTHLILYFSGIAAIAILAAVYRLYLTQLLTIRWRRWLTEQHFARWLADKNYYQLEQGGYTDNPDQRLSEDLNEFTTSTLSLGLGLMSSVVSLVSFSVILWGVSGSIELFGVTIPGYMFWAAMLYALVGSLLTHWIGKRLIPLNNQQERFEADLRFALVRVRENAESIALSEGERNENQRLSGRFMMIWNNFRASMKVQKRLTFFTSGYSQIALIFPFIVAAPRYFAGKIELGDLMQINSAFGNVQENFSWFISAYSTLASWRATSDRLLSFRQAMTDNEGRQPAIERIHANDTLDLRNLGLSIAGGRQLLSDASLQVGAGERVMLSGRSGSGKSSLLRALGGLWPEGSGQIRLPTGTALFLPQRPYLPIGTLREAMSYPQPAEHYPAQRFAEVLEQCRLAHLIPRLDESNHWQRFLSPGEQQRVAFARALLVAPNWLYVDEATSAMDEDDEAAMHQAVIDGLPGMTLISVGHRSSLKRFHGRHVRVEGGKLIEQA, encoded by the coding sequence ATGAATCGCAATGCTGAATATTCTGCCGTCAACGATACTGTGCAAGGAGCATTTCTACCCCGCGTCTGGAAGCTGATAACGCCGTACTGGCGCAGTGAGGAAAAGACCACTGCCTGGCTGCTGCTGGTCTCGGTGATCGCGCTGTCGCTGTTCAGCGTGCAGGTCTCGGTATTCTTCAACAGCTGGTACCGAGACTTCTACAACGCTTTGCAAAACAAGGATCTTGCTGCGTTCACCCACCTGATCCTGTACTTCAGCGGCATCGCCGCGATCGCCATTCTGGCTGCGGTCTATCGCCTGTACCTGACCCAGTTGCTGACCATCCGCTGGCGTCGCTGGCTGACGGAGCAACACTTCGCGCGCTGGCTCGCCGACAAGAACTACTACCAGCTGGAGCAGGGTGGTTACACCGATAACCCTGACCAGCGTCTGTCCGAAGACCTCAATGAGTTCACCACCAGCACGCTCAGCCTGGGGCTGGGACTGATGAGCTCGGTGGTCAGTCTGGTGTCGTTTTCGGTAATTCTCTGGGGCGTGTCGGGCAGTATCGAGCTGTTCGGCGTGACCATTCCCGGCTACATGTTCTGGGCGGCCATGCTTTATGCACTGGTGGGCAGCCTGCTGACACACTGGATCGGCAAGCGGCTGATCCCGTTGAACAACCAGCAGGAGCGATTCGAGGCAGACCTGCGTTTCGCGCTGGTGCGTGTACGCGAAAACGCCGAAAGCATTGCCTTGTCCGAGGGTGAACGCAATGAAAACCAGCGCCTGAGCGGGCGCTTCATGATGATCTGGAATAACTTCCGGGCCTCGATGAAGGTCCAGAAACGGCTGACGTTCTTCACCTCGGGCTATTCGCAGATTGCGCTGATCTTTCCGTTCATCGTGGCCGCGCCACGGTATTTCGCCGGCAAGATCGAGCTGGGCGATCTGATGCAGATCAACTCGGCATTCGGCAACGTGCAGGAGAACTTCAGCTGGTTCATCAGCGCCTATAGCACGCTGGCGTCATGGCGCGCCACCAGCGACCGTCTGCTCAGCTTCCGCCAGGCCATGACTGACAATGAAGGTCGGCAGCCGGCCATCGAAAGAATTCACGCCAACGACACGCTGGACCTGCGCAATCTGGGCTTGAGCATCGCCGGTGGGCGTCAATTGCTGAGCGACGCCAGTCTGCAGGTCGGCGCGGGAGAGCGGGTGATGCTCAGCGGTCGCTCGGGCAGTGGCAAAAGCTCGTTGCTTAGGGCGCTGGGCGGTCTCTGGCCTGAGGGTTCGGGACAGATTCGCTTGCCCACCGGCACGGCGCTGTTTCTGCCGCAACGGCCTTACCTGCCCATCGGCACATTGCGTGAGGCGATGAGTTATCCACAACCCGCTGAACATTACCCGGCCCAGCGCTTTGCCGAGGTACTGGAGCAGTGCCGTCTGGCGCACCTGATACCACGTCTGGACGAAAGCAATCACTGGCAGCGCTTCCTCTCCCCGGGCGAGCAGCAGCGGGTGGCGTTCGCTCGCGCGCTGTTGGTCGCGCCGAACTGGCTGTATGTGGATGAGGCCACTTCGGCCATGGACGAAGATGACGAAGCGGCCATGCACCAGGCAGTCATCGACGGGCTACCGGGCATGACGCTGATCAGTGTCGGGCACCGCAGCAGCCTGAAACGCTTCCATGGCCGGCATGTGCGTGTCGAGGGCGGCAAATTGATCGAGCAAGCGTGA
- a CDS encoding response regulator transcription factor, with protein sequence MSDDDIQVEGEELPHLLLVDDDATFTRVMARAMSRRGFRVSTAGSAEEGLALAQQDIPEYAALDLKMDGDSGLVLLPKLLEMDPDMRVVILTGYSSIATAVEAIKRGACNYLCKPADADDVLAALLSEHANLDTLVPENPMSVDRLQWEHIQRVLTEHEGNISATARALGMHRRTLQRKLQKRPVRR encoded by the coding sequence ATGAGTGACGATGACATCCAGGTCGAAGGCGAAGAGCTGCCGCACCTGTTGCTGGTCGATGACGACGCGACGTTCACCCGTGTGATGGCGAGGGCCATGAGCCGTCGTGGGTTTCGCGTGAGCACCGCCGGCTCGGCTGAAGAAGGGTTGGCCCTGGCGCAACAGGACATCCCCGAATACGCCGCGCTGGACCTGAAGATGGACGGCGATTCCGGTCTGGTGCTGCTGCCCAAGCTGCTGGAAATGGACCCGGACATGCGCGTGGTGATTCTCACCGGTTATTCGAGCATTGCCACGGCGGTCGAAGCGATCAAGCGCGGCGCGTGCAATTACCTGTGCAAACCGGCTGACGCTGACGACGTACTCGCGGCCCTGCTGTCCGAGCACGCCAACCTCGACACCCTGGTCCCCGAGAATCCGATGTCGGTGGATCGCCTGCAGTGGGAGCATATCCAGCGCGTGCTGACCGAGCACGAGGGCAATATTTCAGCGACCGCGCGGGCGCTGGGCATGCACCGCCGGACCTTGCAGCGCAAGTTGCAGAAGCGCCCCGTGCGGCGTTAA
- a CDS encoding ATP-binding protein, protein MLAPVQMLSATRQNLWRLTFIRILVLAAQAGSVGMAWLFDFLPLPWLQLSITLGCSLVLCGLTVIRLRTSLPLTELEYALQLALDLLIHSALLYYSGGSANPFVSYYLVPLTIAAATLPWRYSLILSGFALSMYTLLMVRSYPLETDSIARENMQIYGMWLSFALAAAVITFFAAKMAEELRRQEQLRAERREEGLRDQQLLVVATQAAGAAHELGTPLATMSVLLKEMRQDHSDPALQDDLSVLQEQVKQCKQTLQQLVRAAEANRRMAVEHQPATRWLDESLNRWHLMRPEVSYRFYQLGKGEAPMLAPPPDLTQALLNLLNNAADACPDGLEVNLDWDSAEICISIRDHGAGVPLAIAEQIGKPFFTTKGKGFGLGLFLSKASVTRAGGSVKLYSHEEGGTLTELRLPRDTRGEEA, encoded by the coding sequence ATGCTCGCCCCCGTTCAAATGCTTTCAGCCACACGGCAAAACCTGTGGCGCCTGACATTCATCCGTATTCTGGTGCTGGCCGCGCAGGCCGGCTCGGTCGGTATGGCCTGGCTGTTCGACTTTCTGCCGTTGCCTTGGCTGCAGTTGTCGATCACTTTGGGGTGCTCGCTGGTGCTCTGCGGGCTGACGGTCATTCGTCTGCGCACCTCGCTGCCGCTCACCGAGCTTGAATATGCACTGCAACTGGCGCTGGACCTGCTGATCCACAGTGCGCTGCTGTATTACTCGGGTGGCTCGGCCAACCCGTTCGTTTCCTATTATCTGGTGCCGCTGACCATTGCCGCCGCCACGCTGCCGTGGCGTTACTCGCTGATTCTGTCCGGCTTTGCGCTGAGCATGTACACCTTGCTGATGGTGCGTTCCTATCCGCTGGAAACCGATTCCATCGCCCGGGAAAACATGCAGATCTACGGCATGTGGCTGAGCTTTGCATTGGCCGCTGCGGTGATTACCTTCTTTGCTGCGAAGATGGCAGAAGAGTTGCGTCGCCAGGAGCAACTGCGTGCCGAGCGTCGCGAAGAAGGCCTGCGTGATCAGCAGTTGCTCGTCGTCGCGACCCAGGCCGCAGGGGCCGCCCATGAATTGGGAACGCCGCTGGCAACCATGAGCGTGCTGCTCAAGGAAATGCGCCAGGATCACAGCGACCCTGCGTTGCAGGATGACCTGTCCGTGCTGCAGGAGCAGGTCAAGCAGTGCAAGCAGACCCTGCAGCAACTGGTGCGCGCCGCCGAAGCCAATCGGCGCATGGCTGTCGAACATCAGCCCGCCACCCGCTGGCTGGACGAGTCCCTCAACCGCTGGCATCTGATGCGCCCGGAAGTGAGTTATCGTTTCTATCAATTGGGCAAAGGCGAGGCGCCGATGCTGGCGCCGCCGCCGGATCTGACCCAGGCACTGCTCAACCTGCTCAACAACGCTGCCGATGCCTGCCCCGATGGCCTTGAAGTCAATCTGGACTGGGACAGTGCGGAAATCTGCATCAGCATTCGCGACCATGGCGCGGGTGTGCCGCTGGCGATTGCCGAACAGATCGGCAAACCGTTCTTTACTACCAAGGGCAAAGGTTTCGGCCTGGGTCTGTTCCTGAGCAAGGCCAGCGTCACCCGTGCGGGTGGCTCGGTGAAGCTCTACAGTCATGAAGAAGGCGGTACGCTCACCGAGCTGCGCCTGCCCCGAGATACGCGAGGAGAAGAAGCATGA
- a CDS encoding SIMPL domain-containing protein (The SIMPL domain is named for its presence in mouse protein SIMPL (signalling molecule that associates with mouse pelle-like kinase). Bacterial member BP26, from Brucella, was shown to assemble into a channel-like structure, while YggE from E. coli has been associated with resistance to oxidative stress.), with protein sequence MFNLRPAATLVALAAALSSLPAMAEEARYNQISLRAEVNQEVQRDLMLVTLYTEAQDSDPAKLAAQITETLNKALGQARQVKDVKIRQGSRNSYPVYDDKGQKITGWRERAELRLESADFAVLSKLTGELLTDLKMGGMDFSISPSTRKTSEDALLKDAVTAFKARAQLVTEALGGTGYKLVNLNLNTSGYPQPYLRAPVMMMAKSLREDAAPTPDVEAGTSQVSVAADGVIEVAIP encoded by the coding sequence ATGTTCAACCTTCGCCCTGCCGCCACCCTCGTCGCGCTGGCCGCTGCTTTGTCCAGCCTGCCCGCCATGGCTGAAGAAGCCCGTTACAACCAGATTTCATTGCGCGCAGAGGTCAACCAGGAGGTGCAGCGCGACCTGATGCTCGTCACGCTGTACACCGAAGCGCAGGACAGCGATCCGGCCAAACTGGCTGCGCAGATCACCGAGACGCTGAACAAGGCGCTGGGACAGGCGCGCCAGGTCAAGGACGTGAAGATCCGCCAGGGCAGCCGCAATAGCTACCCGGTCTACGACGATAAAGGCCAGAAGATCACCGGCTGGCGTGAACGCGCCGAACTGCGCCTGGAAAGTGCAGACTTTGCCGTGCTGTCCAAGCTGACCGGCGAGTTGCTGACCGACCTGAAAATGGGCGGTATGGACTTCTCGATTTCGCCATCGACGCGCAAGACCAGCGAAGACGCCCTGCTCAAGGACGCCGTGACTGCGTTCAAGGCTCGTGCACAACTGGTCACCGAGGCGCTGGGCGGTACAGGCTACAAGCTGGTCAACCTGAACCTGAACACCTCGGGCTACCCGCAGCCGTATCTGCGCGCGCCGGTCATGATGATGGCCAAGTCGTTGCGTGAAGACGCAGCGCCGACGCCCGACGTCGAAGCAGGCACCAGCCAGGTCAGCGTCGCGGCGGATGGTGTGATCGAAGTCGCGATTCCTTGA
- a CDS encoding HET-C-related protein, whose translation MNPPHNASRNPAAVIDQNMNTYREPLPIPLRFEAGEGDEHTHTHGAIESVLESAGFRPEEIRAIYFGNWLRDYSQLLDPKIVRATSMPKSFPDLLSRDALTRIVDVLAVKEFTDLMKTDRSRFVVTAERLGVYRPAEHIDNPRTPDPKPANPKERDADFDAWVLPDDPLLKVDPDTSMKRYIQRSVQVMAAGLESAVNGGPGSTDGLRDMGSALHILEDFFAHSNFAELSLIKLGHERILPWTSEADCKHRLPLVTGTFSGSDIIASLAAPLGRIMFSTDEKPFEAIKAGERYERDQIIQIVLSEHPDPRLLAGYEAFLDARDQWASQPFSEQVEQFYAFIGTPGRLLGNAFGVVMQSLAIWLGNSVDDLQTLLDEDPNSSGSTDPSHSQLAKDHAQHPLHTLAARLARTAVLQVGQAVLGQWHGKEGAEHPVQVATRFFTHPMDCDWQDSIVREWAEANPEQVERATLKSELDQSRLQLQHSAKKDLQRFSQDGSDFLSVFFESVSLADLWTRITGK comes from the coding sequence ATGAATCCCCCGCATAACGCTTCCCGCAACCCTGCGGCTGTCATTGATCAGAACATGAATACCTACCGCGAGCCGCTTCCAATCCCCTTAAGATTCGAAGCCGGTGAAGGCGACGAACACACACATACTCACGGTGCCATCGAGAGCGTTCTCGAATCTGCCGGCTTCAGACCTGAGGAAATCCGCGCGATCTATTTCGGCAACTGGCTGCGCGACTATTCGCAATTGCTCGATCCAAAAATCGTCAGGGCGACAAGCATGCCGAAAAGCTTCCCTGACCTGCTTTCGCGTGACGCACTGACGCGTATCGTGGACGTACTGGCAGTCAAGGAATTCACCGATCTGATGAAGACAGACCGCTCGCGCTTCGTGGTGACCGCAGAGCGACTCGGCGTCTATCGCCCTGCTGAACACATCGACAACCCCAGAACCCCTGACCCCAAACCGGCCAACCCAAAGGAACGCGACGCCGACTTCGACGCCTGGGTGCTGCCCGACGATCCGCTATTGAAGGTCGACCCCGACACCTCAATGAAGCGCTACATTCAGCGCTCGGTGCAGGTAATGGCTGCGGGGCTGGAATCGGCGGTCAATGGCGGCCCAGGGTCTACCGACGGTCTACGTGACATGGGCTCGGCGCTGCACATTCTCGAAGACTTCTTCGCCCACTCCAACTTCGCCGAACTCAGCCTGATCAAACTCGGCCATGAGCGCATTCTGCCGTGGACGTCCGAAGCAGACTGCAAGCACCGTTTGCCTCTGGTAACCGGTACGTTCAGCGGCAGCGATATCATCGCCAGCCTCGCTGCGCCGCTTGGCAGGATTATGTTCTCGACAGATGAAAAGCCGTTCGAAGCGATCAAGGCTGGGGAACGTTACGAACGCGACCAGATTATTCAGATCGTTCTGAGCGAGCACCCTGACCCGCGACTGCTCGCGGGTTACGAGGCCTTTCTCGACGCGCGGGACCAATGGGCCAGCCAGCCGTTCTCCGAACAGGTCGAACAGTTCTACGCTTTCATCGGTACGCCAGGGCGATTGCTTGGCAATGCATTCGGCGTCGTCATGCAAAGTCTGGCCATCTGGCTTGGCAACAGCGTCGACGACCTGCAGACCCTGCTTGATGAAGACCCCAATAGCAGCGGCTCGACCGATCCGTCACATTCGCAACTGGCCAAGGATCATGCGCAGCACCCGCTGCACACACTTGCCGCAAGACTGGCAAGAACGGCCGTGCTGCAAGTAGGTCAGGCAGTTCTGGGCCAGTGGCATGGCAAGGAAGGCGCCGAACATCCGGTCCAGGTTGCAACGCGGTTCTTCACTCACCCCATGGACTGCGATTGGCAGGACTCGATTGTCCGGGAATGGGCCGAGGCCAATCCCGAACAGGTCGAGCGGGCGACGCTCAAGAGCGAGCTGGACCAGTCCAGACTTCAATTGCAGCACAGCGCGAAAAAGGACTTGCAGCGTTTCAGCCAGGACGGCAGCGATTTTCTGAGCGTGTTTTTTGAAAGTGTTTCACTGGCAGACCTTTGGACGAGGATTACCGGCAAGTAA